A window of the Callospermophilus lateralis isolate mCalLat2 chromosome 7, mCalLat2.hap1, whole genome shotgun sequence genome harbors these coding sequences:
- the LOC143404727 gene encoding uncharacterized protein LOC143404727, translating to MHQKIHTGEKQYQCKECGKAFNQRSSLTQHQRIHTGEKPYICKECAKAFNKKSHLIQHQRIHTAEKTYKCKECDKAFNQKSCLTQHQKIHTRENPYKCKICGKAFSGNSGLIIHQLIHTDEKPYKCKECVKSFNQKSYLTQHQRIHAGEKPYKCKQCGKAFNQKSNLNKHQKIHTGEKPYKCKECDKAFNQKSHLTQHQIIHNGEKPYNCKECGKAFNQKSNLSQHQKIHTGEKPYKCKECGKTFNRRLYLIQHQRIHTREKPYKCKQCGKAFNQKSYLTQHQRIHTGERPYKCKECGKAFNQNSCLTQHQIIHTGEKPYKCKECGKTFNRRFYLIQHHRIHTREKPYKCKQCGKAFNQNSCLTQHQRIHTGEKPYKCKECGKAFNQNSCLTQHQIIHTGEKPYKCKECGKAFNQKSNLSQHQKIHTGEKPYKCKECGKAFN from the coding sequence ATGCACCagaaaattcatactggagaaaagcaataccaatgtaaagaatgtggaaaagcttttaatcaaagatcaagccttactcaacaccagagaattcatactggggAGAAACCATACATATGTAAAGAATGTGCCaaagcttttaataaaaaatcacaccttattcaacaccagagaattcatactgcaGAGAAaacttacaaatgtaaagaatgtgacaaagcttttaatcaaaaatcATGCCTTACTCAACATCAGAAAATTCATACTCGAGAAAACccatacaaatgtaaaatatgtggcaaagcttttagtggAAACTCAGGACTTATTATTCACCAGCTAATTCATACTGAtgaaaagccatacaaatgtaaagaatgtgtcaaatcttttaatcaaaaatcataccttactcaacaccagagaattcatgctggggagaaaccatacaaatgtaagcaatgtggaaaagcctttaatcaaaaatcaaaccttaataaacaccagaaaattcatactggggagaagccatacaaatgtaaagaatgtgacaaagcttttaatcaaaaatcacaccttactcAACACCAGATAATTCATAatggagaaaagccatacaattgtaaagaatgtggcaaagcatttaatcaaaaaTCAAATCTTAGTCAACACCAGAAAATTCATACTGGGGagaagccatacaaatgtaaagaatgtggcaaaactTTTAATCGAAGATTATACCTTATacaacaccagagaattcatactagggagaaaccatacaaatgtaaacaatgtggcaaagcttttaatcaaaaatcataccttactcaacaccagagaattcatactggggagagaccatacaaatgtaaagaatgtggcaaagcttttaatcaaaattcatgccttactcaacaccagataattcatactggagagaagccatacaaatgtaaagaatgtggcaaaactTTTAATCGAAGATTCTACCTTATACAACACCACAGAATTCATACTAGGGAgaaaccatacaaatgtaaacaatgtggcaaagcttttaatcaaaattcatgccttactcaacaccagagaattcatactggggagaaaccatacaaatgtaaagaatgtggcaaagcttttaatcaaaattcatgccttactcaacaccagataattcatactggagagaagccatacaaatgtaaagaatgtggcaaagcttttaatcaaaaatcaaaccttagtcaacaccagaaaattcatactggggagaagccatacaaatgtaaagaatgtggcaaagcttttaattgA